In Halomonas denitrificans, the genomic stretch GCACGTGCGCCTGCCCGGCTTCGTCGTGCCCATCGAGACGAACGAGGACGGCGACCTGGTCGAGTTCTTCCTGGTCCCCTACTTCGGCGCCTGCATCCACCTGCCGCCTCCGCCGGCCAACCAGATCGTCTACGGTCGCCTCGACGAGCCGGTGGAAATGATCGACATCTGGGACGCGTTCTGGATGGAAGGCACGCTGAACATCGAGGACGTCAGCAACGAGACCGCCGCCTCGGCCTACACCATGGACGTGGAGTCGCTGACGCTGTACGAGTGACGGCACCCGTCATTTGGCTGGAAGGTCCTGCTCCGCCCGCCCGAGAGAGAAACCCGTCGCCCGCGAGCGGCCTCCACCAGGAATGCCGGCGATCGAAGGCTTCTGCCTGTTGGACGGCGCTTGCGCGCGAGCCCCACGCGCGGCCCTGACGTTCGCGAGCGAGGCTCGCTCCTACAGGCGATGGGCCTGCCGTTCGACGCTTGATCGCAGCCCTCGCCCATCCCCGGAGACCTGTAGGAGCCTGCCTGCAGGCGCAGGGTTAGCGGCCGAATCGAGCGGACGGATTCACAGCCCGCATCCGCCGGTCAGCGTTCGACCGATCGAACGCCCTCGAGGAGATCCTCCGCGCACGCATCGCCGTGCAGCACGGAAATGTCGCCGGTGGTCTCGAGTACCGCGGCGCGCACCTCGGTGAGGTCCAGCACGTTCGATTCGCGCAGCTTGGCGACCAGGTCGCCCTTCGATACGCGCGTTTCGGCCAGCGCGCGCTCGAAGATCACCCCGTCGCGCATCAGCAGAACGGGCCGGTTCTGGACCAGGTCCCGGAATCGGCCGGAGCGGAACCGGAAACGCGCGACGACGTGCTGGAAGACGAACAGGGCGAGCATCGCCAGCAGCGGCTGCAGGAACCCGGCCACCTCGGTGGCCTGACCGGCACCGGCCAGCAGCGAGCCGATCGCCACGGTCATCACGAAATCGAAGCTGGTCATCTTCGAAAACGACCGCAGCCCGTTGATGCGGACCAGGATCACCACCCAGGTGATCGCGGCCGAGGCCAGGATCAGGCCCCGAAGAACGGCGTCGAACAAGGGGTCGGATACGAACATGGGTGCTCCTCGGTGGCGGGCGCCTAGGGGTCTCGCAAGACGTTGTGAAACCAAGGGTGGTCCGAACGCCATCCGGAAGTCAATGCACCCTTCCGGGGCCGGACCGCCGGGCCTTCGCTCGCAAGCTCACTCCCACAGGCGCCAGCCGATCGGGCGACGCCCGGCTTCTGTGGACCTGTGGACCTGTGGACCTGTGGACCTGTGGACCTGTGGACCTGTGGACCTGTGGACCTGTGGACCTGTGGATCTGTGGATCTGTGGATCTGTGGATCTGTGGATCTGTGGATCTGTGGATCTGTGGATCTGTGGATCTGTGGATCTGGGGGTCTGGGGGTCTGGGGGTCTGGGGGTCTGGGGGTCTGGGGGTCTGGGGGTCTGGGGGTCTGGGGGTCTGGGGGTCTGGGTGTCTGGGGGTCTGGGGGTCTGGGTGCCTGTGGGAGTGAGCTTGCGAGCGAAGGGTCTGGTAAGTCATCGAGCGGCAGGACTTCGGCCTTTTGCGCCCGGACCATGCCGAACCCGTATCATCCGTGGACCCCAATCCCCCGAGAAGCAAGCCATGGCTCCAACCAAGATTCTGCTGCTCTGCGTCCTGACGCTGACGCTCGTCGTTCCTGCCTTCGCCCAGGAAGAAACCGACGCCGAACGCACGCGCCTGACCGCCGAGGTGCTGTGGACGATGGATCGCGTGGGCGCGCCGGTGATTTCGCCCGACGGGTCGCAGGTGGTGGTGCCGGTGACGTCCTGGGACGTCGAAACCGATGAATCCGAGACCCGCCTGTACCTGCTGTCGGCGGAAGGTGGCGTCCAGCGACCGCTGACCGCCGAGGGGTCGAGTGCCGGCAGCCCGGTCTTCTCCCCCGACGGCTCGCGACTGGCCTTCACGGCCAAACGCGGCGAGGACGAGGCCGCCCAGATCCACGTGCTGCCGATGGACGCGCCCGGCGAAGCGATCCGGGTCGGCGACGTGCCGACCGGCGCCTCCGGCCTGAAGTGGGTCGGCGAGCACATCTATTTCGTGTCTACGGTCTGGCCGGAGAAGTCCTTCGACGAGATGGCCGAGCAGCTCGAGGCCGACAAGGACGACCACGTCTCGGCGCACGAATGGACCTCGATGCCCTACTCCTACTTCGACCGCTACCTCGACGAGGCGCGCGAGACCCATGTGTACCGGATTCCCGCCGACGGCGGCGAGATCGATGCGCTGACCGTCGCCACGGGGCTGGAACTGCCGCGCGGCTCGGGCGGCGGATCGGACTACGACGTCTCGCCGAACGGTTCCCTGCTGGCCTTCGTCGCCGATGCCGCCACCGAAGGCGTGGTCGAGAACAACGACGTGTTCCTGCTCGAGATCGGCAGCGACCGGCCCCGCAACCTGACGCAGGGTAATGCGGCCGCCGACTTCAATCCGATGTTCTCGCCCGACGGCGCGATGCTGGCCTACAACCGGCAGCACATCGTCGGGTTCTACGGCGACACCCGCTCGCTGATGATCCACGAGCTGGCCAACGACCGCACCCGGGTCATCCACGCCGACTGGGACCGCTCCGCCGACGGCCTGGTCTGGGCGCCGGACTCGGCCGGCCTGTTCGGTGCGATCGACGACGCCGGCACCCGGCGCGTGTATTTCCTGCCGCTGTCGGGCTCGGCCCCGGTGGCGCTGACCGACGCCACCGACTACGGCGACCTTGACATCGCCGCCGACGGCACACTGGTCGGCACCAACGTGAGCTTCCTCTACCCGCCGCGGGTGGTCCGCATCGACCTGGACGCCGACGAGATCGTCCGCCTCGATTCCTTCAACGACGAGATCCTGGCCGACGTCGACCTCGGCACCTACGAGTCCGTGACCTACGAGGGCGCCGACGGTGCCGAGATCCAGATGTGGGTCCACTACCCGCCCGGCTTCGACCCTTCGCAGCAGTACCCGCTGTTCCTGCTGATCCACGGCGGGCCGCACGGCGCGATCACCGACACCTTCCACTTCCGCTGGAACGCCCAGACCTTCGCGTCCTGGGGCTACGTCACCGCGTGGCACAACTTCCACGGCTCGAGCGGCTTCGGCCAGGACTTCACCGACGCGATCAACCCCGACTGGATCAGCAAGCCCTACGAGGACACGATCGCCGCGGCCGAGTGGTTCATGGACAAGGACTGGATCGACACGGACCGCATGGTCGCCGGCGGCGGCAGCTACGGCGGCTACCTGTCGTCGATCCTGCTCGGGAAGGAGCACCCGTTCAACGCGCTGGTGATCCACGCCGCGGTCTACGACCTCTACGCCCAGACCTCGGCGGACTTCGCGGTGCATTCCGATCGCTTCGGACCCTATTGGGAAAACCCGGAGATGTACTCGATCCTCTCCCCGCACATGTACGCCGACCGCTTCGACACGCCCAGCCTGGTCATCCACGGCCAGAACGACCTGCGCGTGCCGGTCGGCCAGGGTTTCTCGCTGTTCCGGGCGCTGCAGACCCGGGGGGTGGAATCGAAGCTGATCTACTACCCCGACGAGAACCACTGGATCCTCAAGCCGAACAACTCGCTGCACTGGTACGAGGCGGTGCGCGACTGGGTGACGCGCTTCGCCGCGCCCGGCCCGCGGCCGGCCGCCCGGCGGGATGCGGAGGCGAACGACTCGACACAGGACTGAGCCCGGTCCCGGGCGTCGGATCGCAGGGAGGCCGCCGGACCCTTCCGGCGGCCGCAAGGACCGGCGGATCAGACCAGCGCGACTTCGGGGTCCAGGGCCTCTTCGGCCGCCGGGATCGGCGCTGCGCGACCGCGGATCAGGTCCGAGGCCTTCTCGGCGATCATGATGGTCGGCGCGTTGGTGTTGCCGCCGATCAGGGTGGGCATGATCGAGGCGTCGACCACGCGCAGCCCCTCCACGCCCTTGACCCGGAGCTCGGCATCGACGACGGCCCCGTCGTCCGCTCCCATCCGGCAGGTGCCGACCGGGTGGTAGATCGACTCGGCCTTGTTGCGGACGAACTCCAGCAGGCCGGAGCGCGTGTCGACATCCCCGCCGGGATGGATCTCGTGAGCGCGGAACGGCCGGAACGCGGGCTGGGCCAGGATTTCTCTCGAGACGCGGACGCACTCCAGCATCATCTCCACGTCCTCGGGCTCGGACAGGTAGTTGGCGTGGATGACGATCGCCGCGCGGGGATCGTCGGATTTCAGGGCCAGGTGCCCGCGGCTTTCCGGCCGCAGGTTGCACGCGTGCAGCGTGTAGCCGTCGCCCGGCAGGCGGTTGCGGCCGTGGTCGTCGAGCAGCGCCGGCACGAAGTGCATCTGGATATCCGGACGGGGCCGGTCGCCGCGGCCGCTGGCCAGGAAGCCGCCGGCCTCGGCGATGTTCGAGGTGCCGATGCCTTCGCGGTAGAGGAAATAGCGCAGGCCGACCATCAGCTCGTTCAGGTGGTCGTAGGTGACCGGCTGCGAGCAGCGGGTCAGGGTCATCACGTCGAGGTGGTCCTGCAGGTTGCGGCCGACCTCCGAGCGGTCGAGTTCGACCCCGACGCCGGCACGCTCGAGCATGGCCGCCGGACCGATGCCGGACAGCATCAGCAGCTGCGGCGAGTTGATCGCGCCGCCGCATAGCAGCACTTCGCGCTCGGCGCGGGCCGACCGCGTCCTGCCGAGCTTGCTGTAGACCACGCCGTCGGCGCGGCCGCCGTCAATCCGCACGCGATGGGTCAGCGCGCCGGTGCGCACGGTCAGGTTCGGGCGCGATCTCACCGGCCGCAGGTAACCGCGGGCGGTCGAGCAGCGGCGCCCGTCGCGCTGGGTGACCTGGTACAGGCCGAAGCCGCGCTGGACCGGTCCGTTGAAATCGACGTTGCGGAAGTACTCGGCCTGTTCGGCGGCCTGGATGAACACCGGACTCAGGTCGTTGACGTGGCTGAGGTCGGACACGCCCAGGGGGCCGCCGACGCCGTGGAACTCGCTGGCGCCGCGCTGCTGGTCCTCGCTTCGGCGGAAGTACGGCAGCACGTCGGTGAAGCCCCAGCCCGGGTTGCCGAGGTCGCGCCAGTCGTCGTAGTCGGTCCGGTGACCGCGCACGTAGCACATGGCGTTGATCGAGCTGGACCCGCCGAGCACCTTGCCGCGCGGCCAGTACAGGCGCCGGTTGTTCAGGTTCGGCTCGGGCTCGGTCTCGTAGCCCCAGTTCACGGACTTGAAGCGAACCAGCTGGGCCAGCCCGGCCGGCATGTGGATGAACGGATTCCAGTCGCGCGGACCGGCCTCGAGCAGCAGCACCCGGCAGTCGGGGTCTTCGGTCAGCCGATTGGCCAGCACGCAACCGGCCGACCCGGCGCCGACGATGATGTAGTCGTAGCGTTCGGACATCTTCAGGTTTCTCCGGCACGACGGGACTTCGAGTCCTGTCGCGCGGTCGAATCGGGCCCGGCTTCCGTTGCTTGTGATTATGTCCGGAAGGCCGGGAGCGGCGTCTACCCCGAAGCACCGATATGCAAAGATACCGCAGACCGCGCCACGGCGGGCGCCGGACGCCCGGTGACTTTCGGCACTCCTTCACATTCGTGATGTCCAATATGCTGGCTGATCGGGCGCGCCGTGCTTGCCCGGCGCTGCCTGCCCCGTGTACATGCG encodes the following:
- a CDS encoding DUF3299 domain-containing protein, coding for MTMTNLFSRLLLAAALMLPALAVAEARTLEWLELMPEDEAQAWIDDQTNIDHSGFDAPEEPFQSFRTVGELDGQHVRLPGFVVPIETNEDGDLVEFFLVPYFGACIHLPPPPANQIVYGRLDEPVEMIDIWDAFWMEGTLNIEDVSNETAASAYTMDVESLTLYE
- a CDS encoding S9 family peptidase, encoding MAPTKILLLCVLTLTLVVPAFAQEETDAERTRLTAEVLWTMDRVGAPVISPDGSQVVVPVTSWDVETDESETRLYLLSAEGGVQRPLTAEGSSAGSPVFSPDGSRLAFTAKRGEDEAAQIHVLPMDAPGEAIRVGDVPTGASGLKWVGEHIYFVSTVWPEKSFDEMAEQLEADKDDHVSAHEWTSMPYSYFDRYLDEARETHVYRIPADGGEIDALTVATGLELPRGSGGGSDYDVSPNGSLLAFVADAATEGVVENNDVFLLEIGSDRPRNLTQGNAAADFNPMFSPDGAMLAYNRQHIVGFYGDTRSLMIHELANDRTRVIHADWDRSADGLVWAPDSAGLFGAIDDAGTRRVYFLPLSGSAPVALTDATDYGDLDIAADGTLVGTNVSFLYPPRVVRIDLDADEIVRLDSFNDEILADVDLGTYESVTYEGADGAEIQMWVHYPPGFDPSQQYPLFLLIHGGPHGAITDTFHFRWNAQTFASWGYVTAWHNFHGSSGFGQDFTDAINPDWISKPYEDTIAAAEWFMDKDWIDTDRMVAGGGSYGGYLSSILLGKEHPFNALVIHAAVYDLYAQTSADFAVHSDRFGPYWENPEMYSILSPHMYADRFDTPSLVIHGQNDLRVPVGQGFSLFRALQTRGVESKLIYYPDENHWILKPNNSLHWYEAVRDWVTRFAAPGPRPAARRDAEANDSTQD
- a CDS encoding DUF421 domain-containing protein, producing MFVSDPLFDAVLRGLILASAAITWVVILVRINGLRSFSKMTSFDFVMTVAIGSLLAGAGQATEVAGFLQPLLAMLALFVFQHVVARFRFRSGRFRDLVQNRPVLLMRDGVIFERALAETRVSKGDLVAKLRESNVLDLTEVRAAVLETTGDISVLHGDACAEDLLEGVRSVER
- a CDS encoding choline dehydrogenase, with the protein product MSERYDYIIVGAGSAGCVLANRLTEDPDCRVLLLEAGPRDWNPFIHMPAGLAQLVRFKSVNWGYETEPEPNLNNRRLYWPRGKVLGGSSSINAMCYVRGHRTDYDDWRDLGNPGWGFTDVLPYFRRSEDQQRGASEFHGVGGPLGVSDLSHVNDLSPVFIQAAEQAEYFRNVDFNGPVQRGFGLYQVTQRDGRRCSTARGYLRPVRSRPNLTVRTGALTHRVRIDGGRADGVVYSKLGRTRSARAEREVLLCGGAINSPQLLMLSGIGPAAMLERAGVGVELDRSEVGRNLQDHLDVMTLTRCSQPVTYDHLNELMVGLRYFLYREGIGTSNIAEAGGFLASGRGDRPRPDIQMHFVPALLDDHGRNRLPGDGYTLHACNLRPESRGHLALKSDDPRAAIVIHANYLSEPEDVEMMLECVRVSREILAQPAFRPFRAHEIHPGGDVDTRSGLLEFVRNKAESIYHPVGTCRMGADDGAVVDAELRVKGVEGLRVVDASIMPTLIGGNTNAPTIMIAEKASDLIRGRAAPIPAAEEALDPEVALV